The proteins below are encoded in one region of Brassica napus cultivar Da-Ae chromosome A6, Da-Ae, whole genome shotgun sequence:
- the LOC125610182 gene encoding lactoylglutathione lyase GLX1-like: MKVSRQRDVPKEKYSNAFMGFGSEKSHFAVELTYNYGVSSYDIGDGFGHFTISTQDVYKMVETVRAKGGNVTREPGPVEGGSSIIAIVKDPDGYPFELIQRGPTPEPFCQVMLRVGDLDRAIKFYEKALGMRLLRRIKKPEYKYTIGMMGFNESVVLELTYKYGVTEYKKGNAYAQIAIGTDDVYKSGEVVKIVNKELGGKITREPGPLPGIGTKIVSFLDPDGWKTVLVDNKDFMKELG; the protein is encoded by the exons ATGAAGGTGTCGAGGCAAAGAGATGTCCCTAAGGAGAAGTATTCTAATGCTTTTATGGGTTTTGGATCTGAAAAATCCCACTTCGCTGTGGAGCTCacttata ATTATGGCGTTAGCTCATATGACATTGGAGATGGATTTGGTCATTTCACCATTTCAACTCAAGAT GTTTACAAAATGGTTGAGACCGTACGTGCCAAGGGTGGAAATGTCACCAGAGAACCTGGTCCGGTCGAAGGTGGAAGCAGCATCATTGCCATTGTGAAGGACCCTGATGGTTACCCTTTTGAACTCATCCAGAGAGGTCCAACTCCTGAACCATTCTGTCAAGTCATGCTTCGTGTTGGTGACCTTGACCGCGCCATCAAATTCTATGAGAAG GCCCTTGGGATGAGACTCTTGAGAAGGATTAAGAAACCTGAATACAAG TACACCATAGGCATGATGGGATTTAATGAGTCGGTAGTTTTGGAGCTAACCTATAAATATGGCGTGACTGAGTACAAAAAGGGCAATGCATATGCACAG ATTGCAATAGGCACTGATGATGTGTACAAAAGCGGTGAAGTTGTGAAGATAGTCAATAAAGAGCTAGGAGGAAAGATCACTAGAGAACCAGGACCACTTCCTGGAATAGGCACTAAGATTGTCTCATTTCTCGATCCAGATGGCTGGAAAACG GTTCTGGTAGACAACAAAGACTTTATGAAGGAACTAGGGTGA
- the LOC125575828 gene encoding uncharacterized protein LOC125575828 — protein MQCVSTVTYSFLINGSPRGRVTPSRGIRQGDPLSPYIFILCSEVLSGLCNKAQEEGTLKGVRVARGCPRLNHLLFADDTMFFLRASKENGEALCRLLKRYEEASGQSINTEKSSINFSRHAPTALKSAIKDALSIQKEGGTGKYLGLPELFGRNKRDLFSSIVDRIKQKACGWSNRFLSTAGNMTMLTSVLSPIPSHAMSCFQLPISLCKRIQSTLTRFWWDTNIGDKKMAWIAWSKLVQPKDSGGLNFRDIQSFNEAFLAKLSWRIINHPDSLLGRVLLGKYCSDESFLECSEKTAISHGWRGVLIGRDIIVNSAGWEVGNGSSINIWEKPWLSCSTQLRPMGPPPREFSHLTVSDLMLPDRNEWDIGMIQRVLPFEEQRILAIKPSLTGAPDKLSWLSTDTGDYSTKTGYAAVLSSRTAEDTVSTEDASYDWKKNVWKIQTTPKIKLFIWKALHGALPVGEALKSRGINTTGQCKRCNLPESIDHLLFHCDFARQVWETAPVSPSIEYSGSIDLRSNWSSFCSRKNLPPTGVSTGALAPWIVWQLWLARNKLVFEGKIITVEETISRATACAREWIFSQFQLAATKQALPPRPPLHDCVLVRTDAAWNENLKIAGLGWTTNREGRVSPFSTTAQHVESPLAAEGLAMREALLKCREIGLPKLRCESDSAILIKAINLRSPLVGLYGILADVYSIASSFESISFTWISRERNSVADGLAKNVLSSELAIMAATNSVSNV, from the coding sequence ATGCAGTGTGTCTCTACTGTTACTTACTCCTTCCTCATTAACGGCTCGCCTAGAGGAAGAGTCACACCGAGTAGAGGTATCCGTCAAGGAGACCCTCTCTCACCATACATCTTTATCTTGTGTAGTGAGGTTCTCTCGGGTCTATGTAACAAAGCGCAAGAGGAAGGAACCCTTAAAGGGGTCCGTGTAGCACGAGGGTGTCCTCGTCTCAACCATCTCCTCTTCGCCGACGACACAATGTTTTTCCTTAGAGCAAGCAAGGAAAATGGCGAGGCTTTATGCCGATTACTGAAGCGATATGAGGAGGCTTCCGGGCAGTCAATCAACACAGAAAAATCTTCGATTAACTTCTCTCGGCACGCACCGACAGCTCTCAAATCAGCTATCAAGGATGCTCTTTCGATCCAGAAAGAGGGAGGTACCGGCAAATACCTCGGACTCCCAGAGCTGTTTGGAAGGAATAAACGAGATCTTTTCTCATCTATTGTGGATCGAATAAAGCAAAAAGCTTGTGGCTGGTCAAACAGGTTCTTATCTACTGCGGGAAATATGACTATGCTCACCAGTGTATTATCTCCCATTCCATCGCACGCCATGTCCTGTTTCCAGTTGCCGATATCTCTGTGCAAGAGAATTCAATCAACTTTGACTCGATTCTGGTGGGACACAAACATAGGAGATAAGAAGATGGCTTGGATTGCTTGGTCTAAGCTGGTGCAACCGAAAGATAGTGGAGGTTTAAACTTCAGAGATATACAGAGTTTTAATGAAGCTTTCCTCGCAAAGCTGAGCTGGAGAATCATCAACCATCCCGACAGCCTACTTGGAAGAGTTCTACTTGGAAAATATTGCAGTGATGAGAGCTTCTTAGAATGCTCAGAAAAAACTGCTATCTCGCATGGCTGGCGTGGAGTTTTGATTGGACGCGATATCATTGTCAACTCCGCAGGATGGGAAGTAGGCAATGGCTCCAGCATCAACATCTGGGAAAAACCATGGCTCAGTTGCTCTACACAGCTGAGACCCATGGGACCACCACCGAGAGAATTCTCACATCTCACAGTGTCTGACCTCATGCTCCCGGACCGGAATGAATGGGATATTGGGATGATCCAGCGTGTGCTCCCTTTTGAGGAACAGAGAATTTTAGCCATTAAGCCAAGCTTAACCGGGGCTCCGGACAAACTCTCATGGCTGAGCACTGACACAGGAGATTACTCTACCAAAACCGGCTATGCTGCAGTCCTTTCTTCTCGAACCGCAGAGGATACAGTAAGCACGGAGGATGCATCCTACGACTggaagaagaatgtttggaaaattcaaacaacaccaaagatcaAGCTGTTCATCTGGAAAGCGCTTCATGGGGCGCTACCTGTGGGCGAAGCTCTCAAATCCCGGGGAATCAACACCACTGGACAGTGCAAACGATGTAATCTACCTGAATCTATTGATCATCTGCTTTTTCATTGCGACTTTGCTAGACAGGTATGGGAAACAGCCCCTGTCTCCCCAAGCATTGAATACAGTGGATCCATAGATTTAAGGAGCAACTGGAGCAGCTTCTGCTCAAGGAAAAACTTGCCACCGACTGGAGTTTCTACAGGAGCCCTTGCCCCTTGGATCGTTTGGCAACTTTGGCTAGCTCGTAACAAGTTAGTTTTTGAAGGAAAGATCATCACGGTAGAGGAAACTATATCCAGAGCAACCGCTTGCGCCCGAGAATGGATATTTAGCCAATTTCAGCTGGCTGCAACAAAACAAGCACTACCACCCAGACCCCCGCTTCATGACTGCGTTTTGGTGAGAACCGATGCTGCCTGGAACGAGAATTTAAAAATTGCAGGGCTAGGATGGACAACTAATCGAGAGGGGAGAGTCTCCCCTTTCTCGACCACTGCGCAGCATGTTGAGTCCCCTCTTGCAGCAGAAGGTCTGGCGATGAGGGAAGCCCTCCTAAAGTGCAGAGAAATTGGCCTCCCCAAGCTTAGATGTGAGTCGGATTCGGCGATCCTAATCAAAGCTATTAACTTGCGCTCCCCTCTAGTTGGTTTGTATGGCATTTTAGCTGACGTTTATTCTATTGCCTCTTCTTTTGAATCCATCTCGTTCACCTGGATCTCGCGTGAGAGAAACAGTGTAGCGGATGGACTGGCGAAGAATGTTTTATCTTCGGAGCTGGCCATTATGGCAGCAACAAACTCTGTTTCGAACGTTTGA